In a single window of the Lynx canadensis isolate LIC74 chromosome E2, mLynCan4.pri.v2, whole genome shotgun sequence genome:
- the LEUTX gene encoding paired-like homeodomain transcription factor LEUTX — MAEEQRYARRRRTHFSAEQLQALKQVFEETMYPDWVTMMELISSTQLDESVIKTWFKNQRVKRKKEQQQTDSNSSLKSSNQTISIKEEQPPLPVTSANTHPGSPSILDACDHELPQSPDSVQSAGAGPSKWNSSWDSPPHDLQQICLGDPDPPWASIPYDIDQLIQLYALPGDDDLDQYLSPRCPSSGAMADIPTLIEKDL, encoded by the exons ATGGCAG AAGAGCAAAGGTATGCTCGCCGGAGGCGCACACACTTTAGTGCAGAACAGCTTCAAGCACTGAAACAAGTGTTCGAAGAGACCATGTACCCAGACTGGGTTACCATGATGGAACTTATTTCATCTACTCAGCTAGACGAATCCGTGATAAAG actTGGTTTAAGAACCAGCGcgtgaaaaggaagaaagagcagcAACAAACTGATTCAAATTCGTCACTAAAATCATCAAACCAGACGATTTCAATCAAAGAGGAGCAACCTCCCTTACCTGTAACTTCAGCAAACACTCATCCCGGGAGTCCCAGCATTTTGGATGCCTGTGACCATGAACTACCTCAGTCTCCTGATAGCGTGCAATCTGCAGGTGCTGGTCCCTCCAAGTGGAATTCGTCTTGGGATTCTCCACCTCATGATCTCCAACAGATATGTCTGGGGGACCCTGATCCTCCTTGGGCCTCCATTCCCTATGACATAGATCAACTTATACAACTATATGCCTTACCTGGGGATGATGATCTAGATCAGTACCTCtcccccaggtgtcccagttCAGGAGCTATGGCTGACATACCCACCCTTATTGAGAAAGATCTATGA